The following proteins are encoded in a genomic region of Lactiplantibacillus plantarum:
- a CDS encoding glycogen/starch/alpha-glucan phosphorylase yields the protein MKLTCAQFKKDFLSEIETLYSTSLSDTSTIGQFIALGQLVRRYNSQSWTRTAKFYRDHHQKQVYYFSIEFLPGRLLASNLLNLNLLTTVKKGLTELGLDFETISQAEPDPALGNGGLGRLAACYMDAMASLKIAGNGNGIRYRYGLFKQVFMDGYQVELPDDWLHHGNVWETRRDNKSCIVQFGGNVWLQPQADGSLQPQSENTEDVLAVPYDVGIVGYHNDITNTLRLWSAELPPSATYSSQDQRDRISEITKVLYPDDSNSAGQQLRLRQEYFFSSAGVQSIVRDFCATHHGIKLLGKKVAIHINDTHPTLVIPEMMRLLMDEHHCSWEVAWTLTTQVMSYTNHTILQEALETWPIDMFKNLLPRIYQIIAEIDRRYREQQTPIFGKALVDQTAPLGNGQVRMAYLAVIGSHSVNGVAPLHTELLKTDVLRGLYQVYPERFNNKTNGIATRRWVQLANQPLAQLIDQTIGSDWRRQPDLLQTLLPYQQDDHFLYQLGQVKLTNKQALAAYVQRTMGIKIRTDAIYDVQIKRLHAYKRQLLHVFEILREYFAIKDHPQQPVVPRVHIFGAKAAPSYHYAKAIIKLINVVADMVNQDPAIGDRLKIVFIPNYGVSIAELIIPAADVSEQISTASKEASGTSNMKLMANGALSLATYDGANIDIMQAAGAENEYPFGLKVNEVYDYYHRGNYHAADFYDADPELKRLLDSLIDGTIPGIPTVGREIYDSLLRYNDEFFVLADYRAYVTQQQQISRDFQNQPTWQQRSLANIAASGHFAADLAVARYADDIWQVPHERLN from the coding sequence TTGAAATTAACGTGTGCGCAATTTAAAAAGGACTTTCTAAGTGAAATTGAGACCTTGTATTCAACATCGCTGAGTGACACCTCGACGATTGGGCAATTTATTGCACTGGGACAGCTAGTTCGGCGCTATAACAGTCAGAGTTGGACACGAACAGCTAAATTTTACCGCGATCATCATCAGAAACAAGTCTATTATTTTTCCATCGAGTTCTTGCCGGGACGCTTACTCGCTTCTAATTTGTTGAATCTCAACTTATTGACGACGGTAAAAAAAGGGCTAACGGAATTAGGCTTAGACTTTGAGACAATCAGTCAGGCTGAACCTGATCCGGCGCTTGGTAACGGAGGATTAGGTCGGTTGGCAGCCTGTTATATGGACGCGATGGCTAGTTTGAAAATTGCCGGCAACGGTAACGGCATCCGCTATCGTTACGGCTTGTTCAAACAAGTTTTCATGGATGGCTATCAAGTAGAATTACCCGATGATTGGCTCCATCATGGCAACGTGTGGGAGACCCGGCGCGATAACAAGAGCTGCATTGTCCAGTTCGGCGGCAATGTGTGGTTACAACCGCAAGCGGATGGTAGTTTACAACCGCAATCTGAAAATACGGAAGACGTGCTAGCGGTTCCTTACGACGTTGGTATCGTCGGGTATCACAACGATATTACGAACACCTTGCGTTTGTGGTCCGCGGAGTTACCACCCAGTGCGACCTATTCTTCGCAGGATCAGCGTGATCGAATCAGTGAGATTACCAAGGTCTTGTATCCTGACGATTCTAACTCGGCCGGGCAACAACTGCGTTTACGCCAAGAATACTTTTTCTCTTCTGCGGGTGTTCAAAGTATCGTGCGTGATTTTTGTGCGACGCACCATGGCATCAAATTGTTAGGCAAAAAGGTCGCGATTCACATTAACGATACGCACCCGACGCTGGTGATCCCTGAGATGATGCGGCTATTAATGGATGAACATCACTGTTCATGGGAAGTTGCGTGGACGTTAACGACGCAAGTCATGAGTTACACGAACCATACGATTTTACAAGAGGCCCTCGAGACTTGGCCAATCGATATGTTTAAAAACCTGCTACCTCGGATTTATCAGATTATTGCGGAAATCGACCGGCGCTACCGGGAACAACAAACGCCGATTTTTGGCAAAGCGCTCGTTGATCAGACGGCGCCTTTAGGCAACGGACAAGTACGGATGGCCTACCTAGCTGTGATTGGGAGTCACAGTGTGAACGGTGTCGCGCCACTGCATACGGAATTACTGAAAACGGATGTGTTACGGGGCCTGTATCAAGTTTATCCGGAGCGGTTTAATAATAAGACGAATGGCATTGCAACCCGGCGGTGGGTTCAATTGGCGAACCAACCACTAGCGCAATTGATTGATCAGACGATTGGTTCGGACTGGCGGCGGCAACCAGATTTATTACAGACGCTACTGCCGTATCAACAAGATGACCACTTTTTGTACCAGTTAGGTCAAGTTAAACTGACTAACAAGCAAGCTTTAGCCGCGTACGTTCAGCGTACTATGGGGATCAAGATTCGCACCGACGCGATTTACGATGTTCAAATCAAACGGTTGCATGCTTATAAGCGGCAACTCCTACACGTCTTTGAAATCTTGCGCGAGTATTTTGCCATTAAGGATCATCCGCAACAGCCAGTCGTGCCGCGAGTACACATTTTCGGTGCCAAGGCGGCTCCTAGTTATCACTATGCCAAGGCGATTATCAAACTCATTAATGTCGTCGCTGACATGGTGAATCAGGACCCGGCGATTGGTGATCGGTTAAAGATCGTCTTTATTCCGAACTACGGGGTCTCCATTGCCGAACTGATCATTCCCGCCGCCGACGTTAGCGAGCAGATTTCAACGGCCTCCAAAGAAGCGTCGGGGACTAGTAACATGAAACTGATGGCCAACGGTGCATTATCATTGGCAACGTATGACGGCGCGAATATCGACATTATGCAAGCGGCGGGTGCTGAAAATGAATATCCGTTTGGGCTTAAGGTCAATGAAGTGTACGACTATTACCATCGCGGCAACTATCACGCCGCTGACTTTTACGATGCTGATCCTGAATTAAAACGGCTCTTAGATAGTTTGATTGATGGCACGATTCCGGGAATTCCAACGGTTGGTCGGGAAATCTATGATTCATTACTGCGGTATAATGATGAATTCTTTGTCTTAGCCGATTACCGGGCTTATGTCACCCAACAACAGCAGATCAGTCGTGATTTTCAAAATCAACCCACTTGGCAACAACGCTCGTTAGCCAATATTGCCGCTTCGGGACACTTTGCCGCGGACTTAGCAGTGGCGCGGTATGCTGACGATATTTGGCAAGTGCCCCACGAACGACTGAATTAA
- the glgA gene encoding glycogen synthase GlgA, giving the protein MTRVLFAAAEAAPFYKTGGLGDVSMALPRALQAEGIETRVVIPYYPHQMPTEYQQQLVPVTHFTVQVGEHAMYCGIKTLTVAHVQYYLIDNLDYFGREGLYGYWDDGARFAFFQMAVCEMMEQIDYIPDILQLNDWHTAFIPVLLAEKYYWIEAYRDIKTVLTIHNLQFQGVYDPIILDSLFRIGTETYTEAGVAFYDQVNWLKGGINFADAVNTVSPTYAQEIQTPAFGERLDGVLRANRYKLSGILNGIDMQLYDPATDLALTANYSAKNLKPKRQNKRALQRRLGLPVKNVPVLAVVSRLTKQKGIDLLLDALNPFLQQQDVQLIVLGTGDPALERALRTYQSAYPQKVVAAIQFDTQLAQQIYAASDIFLMPSAFEPCGLSQMMAMHYGTLPIVHAVGGLRDTVIPYNRYTDQGTGFSFDDYQPAVLRKIMVLAVTLYRQHPLVWRQLQHQAMTCDFGWEHSAQQYRATYQKLMR; this is encoded by the coding sequence ATGACTAGGGTATTATTCGCGGCGGCAGAAGCGGCCCCTTTTTATAAGACTGGTGGCTTAGGCGATGTTAGTATGGCGTTACCGCGCGCCTTGCAAGCGGAAGGAATCGAGACGCGTGTAGTGATTCCGTATTACCCTCACCAGATGCCGACCGAATATCAGCAGCAGTTAGTGCCAGTGACGCATTTTACTGTTCAAGTGGGTGAACATGCGATGTATTGCGGTATTAAAACTCTGACAGTCGCGCACGTTCAGTATTATCTAATTGATAATTTAGATTATTTTGGTCGTGAAGGATTATATGGTTATTGGGATGATGGTGCACGCTTTGCCTTCTTTCAGATGGCGGTTTGTGAAATGATGGAGCAGATCGATTATATCCCTGATATTTTACAACTCAATGATTGGCATACGGCGTTTATTCCTGTCTTGCTAGCTGAAAAGTACTATTGGATCGAAGCGTATCGTGATATTAAAACGGTGCTGACGATTCATAACTTACAGTTTCAAGGTGTCTACGATCCGATTATTTTGGATAGTCTCTTTCGAATCGGAACTGAGACTTACACCGAAGCCGGCGTGGCGTTTTACGATCAAGTGAACTGGCTGAAGGGCGGTATTAACTTTGCAGATGCCGTTAATACGGTGTCACCGACCTACGCACAAGAGATTCAAACACCAGCTTTTGGGGAACGTCTCGACGGGGTACTGCGGGCCAATCGGTACAAACTGAGTGGGATTCTTAATGGCATTGATATGCAATTATACGATCCCGCAACCGACCTGGCACTAACGGCGAATTATTCGGCTAAGAATTTGAAACCTAAACGTCAGAATAAACGTGCTTTACAGCGCCGATTAGGGTTGCCTGTCAAAAACGTGCCGGTATTGGCAGTCGTTTCTCGGTTAACGAAGCAAAAGGGTATCGACCTCTTGCTGGATGCATTGAATCCATTCTTGCAGCAACAAGATGTGCAACTCATTGTTTTGGGAACGGGTGACCCAGCATTGGAACGCGCGTTACGCACCTATCAGTCGGCGTATCCGCAAAAGGTGGTCGCCGCGATTCAATTTGATACGCAGCTAGCTCAGCAAATCTATGCGGCCAGTGATATCTTTCTTATGCCTTCTGCCTTTGAACCGTGTGGCTTGTCGCAGATGATGGCGATGCATTACGGGACGTTACCGATCGTGCACGCGGTCGGTGGGTTGCGGGACACGGTCATTCCGTACAATCGCTATACCGATCAGGGAACCGGCTTTAGCTTTGACGACTACCAGCCAGCGGTTCTACGTAAAATTATGGTTCTAGCCGTGACCTTATATCGGCAGCATCCACTGGTTTGGCGGCAGCTGCAGCACCAAGCAATGACTTGTGATTTTGGCTGGGAACATTCTGCACAGCAGTACCGTGCGACTTATCAGAAGCTAATGCGTTAG
- the glgD gene encoding glucose-1-phosphate adenylyltransferase subunit GlgD, whose translation MRREQVSAIINLLEPSDALQPLTAVRPVGMLPFGGRYRLVDFQLSSVINAGIQNVMVTVPRSGRSVADHLRSGRDWSLNTIRGGLFLSPYNDLKLVAPEKKAALLHHYYDNSIQFLKCSQSEYSVVMSTRNVGNIDLKALLRYHEERNSPVTAVYKRVDPASLIPENTILQLTAKGEATAVVPMSKAKISPKTKQVAKSMAIYLMSTVDLIELLQSANQRGDMISLEELMRQAVIQHNANAFEYTGFQANIHDINSYFAANMAVLDEANFRALFYSSRRIYTKVKNEIPTFFATGSQCRDSLCGTGGYIEGQLDHSVIFRDVLINRDSQVKNAIIMQGARIGAGCKLENVIIDKDAVIGPNLVLKGTSTTPLVISKGQHVFQQAEVAVHD comes from the coding sequence ATGAGACGTGAACAAGTGAGTGCCATTATTAATTTACTGGAACCAAGTGACGCGTTACAACCATTGACTGCAGTTCGGCCAGTTGGAATGTTACCCTTTGGTGGTCGTTATCGGTTGGTTGATTTTCAATTATCGAGTGTCATCAATGCGGGGATTCAAAATGTGATGGTGACGGTCCCGCGGTCAGGGCGTTCCGTGGCTGACCATTTGCGTAGCGGGCGTGACTGGAGCCTGAACACAATTCGCGGCGGCCTATTCTTGTCCCCATACAATGACTTGAAATTAGTGGCGCCAGAAAAGAAGGCCGCATTACTGCACCATTACTATGATAATTCGATTCAGTTTCTGAAATGCAGCCAGAGTGAGTACTCGGTAGTGATGAGTACTCGCAATGTTGGTAATATTGATTTAAAGGCGCTACTACGGTATCACGAGGAACGTAACAGTCCCGTGACGGCGGTTTATAAGCGCGTTGATCCAGCTAGTTTGATTCCCGAAAATACAATCTTACAATTGACTGCTAAGGGAGAAGCAACGGCGGTCGTTCCGATGAGCAAGGCCAAGATTAGCCCGAAGACGAAACAAGTTGCCAAGAGCATGGCTATTTACTTGATGAGTACGGTCGATTTAATCGAATTATTGCAGTCGGCCAATCAACGGGGTGACATGATCAGCCTAGAGGAATTGATGCGGCAAGCAGTCATCCAACATAACGCTAATGCTTTTGAATATACGGGCTTTCAGGCGAATATTCATGATATCAACAGCTACTTTGCGGCCAATATGGCCGTTTTGGATGAAGCTAATTTCCGAGCGTTATTCTACAGTTCGCGCCGTATTTACACCAAGGTCAAAAATGAAATCCCGACGTTCTTTGCGACTGGTTCACAGTGTCGTGATAGTTTATGTGGTACTGGGGGCTATATTGAAGGGCAACTTGACCACTCCGTCATCTTTCGGGATGTACTGATTAATCGTGATAGCCAAGTTAAAAATGCCATCATTATGCAGGGGGCCCGGATCGGTGCCGGTTGTAAGTTAGAAAACGTCATTATCGATAAAGACGCCGTAATCGGGCCCAACCTAGTGCTTAAAGGAACTTCAACGACACCGTTAGTCATCAGCAAAGGGCAGCACGTCTTTCAACAAGCGGAGGTGGCTGTGCATGACTAG
- a CDS encoding glucose-1-phosphate adenylyltransferase has product MQDEMLGIILAGGQGTRLGKLTKDTAKPAVPFGGRYRIIDFTLSNCANSGVNTVGVITQYQPLELNAHIGSGASWGFDSLNGGVTVLQPYSSSEGEKFFQGTAHAIYQNIEYIDQQDPKYLLVLSGDHIYKMDYDAMLKYHQEKKASLTVGVIHVTNEEAKRFGMMNTDATDRIIEFEEKPEHPKSDKASMGIYIFNWPTLRDYLVKSYATDKSLEDFGKNVIPSYLANNESVYAYAFKGYWRDVGTIKSLWQANMEFLSPHNRLNIGDRYWRIYSKAEVLPPMFLTETSQVNNAMVVDSCYVAGEIDHSILSQRVSVGMGSRVVDSMIMPGATIGKNVVIDHALIGEDAVIGDDAQIIGTTDKIAVVGYHETMGVEQP; this is encoded by the coding sequence ATGCAAGATGAAATGTTAGGGATTATTTTAGCGGGCGGTCAGGGCACCCGGCTTGGTAAGTTGACAAAGGATACGGCTAAGCCCGCCGTGCCATTCGGCGGTCGTTACCGAATTATTGATTTTACACTCAGCAACTGTGCTAACTCGGGTGTGAATACTGTTGGGGTTATCACGCAATATCAACCCCTAGAACTGAATGCACATATTGGTAGCGGTGCGAGCTGGGGCTTTGATAGCTTAAATGGTGGGGTGACGGTTTTACAACCATACTCGTCTAGTGAAGGTGAGAAGTTCTTTCAAGGGACGGCGCACGCCATTTATCAAAATATCGAATATATTGATCAACAAGACCCCAAGTACCTGCTCGTCTTATCTGGCGATCATATTTATAAGATGGATTATGACGCTATGCTGAAATATCATCAGGAGAAGAAGGCTTCGTTGACCGTTGGGGTGATCCACGTGACTAACGAAGAAGCCAAACGCTTTGGCATGATGAATACGGATGCGACGGATCGAATCATTGAGTTTGAGGAAAAACCGGAACATCCTAAGAGTGATAAAGCCTCGATGGGTATTTATATCTTCAATTGGCCGACTTTGCGGGATTACTTAGTTAAGAGTTATGCTACCGATAAGTCACTTGAAGACTTTGGTAAAAATGTCATTCCATCATACTTAGCCAATAATGAATCCGTTTACGCTTATGCTTTTAAGGGTTACTGGCGAGATGTTGGAACGATTAAGAGTCTGTGGCAAGCCAATATGGAATTCCTATCGCCCCATAACCGGTTAAATATCGGCGATCGTTACTGGCGGATTTACTCTAAAGCAGAGGTGCTACCACCGATGTTTTTGACGGAAACGAGCCAGGTCAATAATGCCATGGTCGTTGATAGTTGTTACGTTGCGGGCGAAATTGATCATTCAATCTTATCGCAACGCGTGTCAGTTGGGATGGGTAGTCGCGTGGTTGACAGTATGATTATGCCCGGTGCAACGATTGGAAAAAATGTGGTGATTGACCACGCATTGATTGGCGAAGATGCAGTGATTGGTGATGATGCCCAGATTATTGGTACGACTGATAAGATTGCAGTTGTTGGGTATCACGAAACGATGGGGGTGGAACAACCATGA
- the glgB gene encoding 1,4-alpha-glucan branching protein GlgB: MNDASYLFNTGAGFNSQDYLGCHLAASGRAVFRVWAPHAKAVGVVGDFNDWQPSALKLLGATGIWQGQVPNVHAGQLYKFQITTPTGQVQLKIDPFAQQFERKPGDAAVVVEPMTMRWHDSLWLARRKKSRAANRPINIYEVHLGSWRRHLDGSYYTYAELAAELIPYVKQRGYTHIELMPVMEHLLDASWGYQQLGYFAPTSRFGKRDSFLSFVDQCHQANIGVFVDWVPGHFIRNYDALYQYDGTPTFEYADPERANNRRWGAWNFDLGKTQVQSFLISSAEYWLDQCHLDGLRVDAVSNMLYCDYDEGREGQVNQYGDNRNLEGIAFLQKLNTTVLTHHPDILMIAEESSAYPQVTGSVANGGLGFNYKWNMGWMHDTLDFFMMDPLYRHDHFNLLTFAFVYMFDERFILPFSHDEVVHGKKSLMHKMPGDRYNQFANLRTMLTYMAAFPGKQLNFMGSEWGQFLEWRDWSALEWVDLKDDLNHRMQQFTTQLNAVYRHNRPLWEQDHDPAGIIYTHTDDPDSSTMGFIRQAKRKYSFVVAAFNFVPVERQDYRIGVPYRGRYELLLNTEAQAFGGTWTKLETTFTAVDKPYRGQPASFTVTLPAMGALLIRPVKVIGGVKHAR, translated from the coding sequence ATGAATGATGCAAGTTACTTATTTAATACCGGCGCAGGATTTAATAGTCAGGATTACTTAGGCTGTCATTTGGCCGCATCTGGTCGGGCGGTATTTCGCGTCTGGGCGCCGCATGCTAAGGCGGTCGGGGTTGTTGGCGATTTTAATGACTGGCAACCAAGCGCACTAAAGTTATTAGGGGCGACTGGGATTTGGCAAGGACAAGTTCCGAACGTTCATGCGGGTCAGTTATACAAGTTTCAGATCACAACACCAACTGGCCAAGTGCAACTAAAGATTGACCCGTTTGCACAACAGTTCGAACGAAAACCGGGGGATGCGGCCGTAGTTGTTGAGCCGATGACGATGCGTTGGCACGATAGTTTGTGGCTAGCTCGCCGGAAGAAGTCGCGCGCTGCCAATCGGCCAATTAACATTTATGAGGTGCACTTAGGTTCGTGGCGCCGTCATCTTGATGGTAGCTACTACACTTATGCGGAATTAGCCGCTGAACTGATTCCCTATGTAAAACAACGGGGCTATACCCACATTGAATTAATGCCCGTGATGGAACATTTATTAGATGCGTCTTGGGGTTATCAGCAATTAGGGTATTTTGCGCCAACCAGTCGTTTTGGCAAGCGTGACAGTTTTCTCAGCTTTGTTGACCAGTGTCACCAAGCGAATATCGGGGTATTCGTTGATTGGGTACCGGGTCACTTTATTCGCAATTATGATGCGTTGTACCAGTATGATGGTACGCCGACATTTGAATACGCTGATCCTGAGCGCGCGAATAACCGTCGTTGGGGGGCGTGGAATTTTGATCTCGGTAAAACACAGGTTCAGAGTTTTCTGATTTCAAGCGCCGAATATTGGCTCGACCAGTGTCATCTAGATGGCTTGCGAGTGGATGCTGTCTCTAACATGTTGTATTGCGACTATGATGAAGGGCGCGAAGGGCAGGTTAATCAGTATGGGGATAATCGTAATTTAGAAGGCATCGCCTTTTTACAAAAGTTGAACACCACGGTCTTAACCCACCATCCCGATATCTTGATGATTGCGGAAGAGTCGTCCGCCTATCCGCAGGTTACGGGTTCGGTGGCCAATGGCGGATTGGGATTTAACTATAAGTGGAACATGGGGTGGATGCACGATACCCTGGATTTCTTTATGATGGATCCGTTATATCGGCACGATCACTTTAATCTACTGACATTTGCATTCGTGTACATGTTCGATGAACGGTTTATTCTACCGTTTTCACATGATGAAGTCGTGCACGGCAAGAAATCATTAATGCATAAAATGCCGGGGGACCGCTATAATCAGTTTGCAAATTTGCGGACGATGCTAACTTATATGGCTGCCTTTCCAGGAAAACAACTGAATTTTATGGGTTCAGAGTGGGGGCAGTTTCTAGAGTGGCGGGACTGGAGTGCGTTGGAATGGGTCGACTTAAAGGATGATCTCAACCATCGGATGCAACAGTTCACAACGCAACTGAACGCGGTCTATCGGCACAATCGGCCGTTGTGGGAACAAGACCATGATCCTGCGGGGATTATTTATACACATACCGATGATCCTGACAGTTCGACCATGGGGTTTATCCGGCAGGCCAAACGAAAATACAGTTTTGTGGTCGCTGCTTTCAATTTTGTTCCTGTTGAACGTCAAGATTACCGGATTGGCGTACCGTATCGTGGCCGTTATGAGTTGTTACTCAATACTGAAGCGCAGGCTTTTGGCGGCACGTGGACAAAGCTAGAAACAACGTTTACGGCGGTCGATAAGCCGTATCGGGGGCAACCAGCTAGTTTTACCGTGACCTTGCCGGCGATGGGTGCATTGTTGATTCGACCAGTTAAAGTGATAGGGGGAGTTAAGCATGCAAGATGA
- a CDS encoding peptide ABC transporter substrate-binding protein — MKKRIWISSIAIVALGLVLTGCGSQQSSQQKTLNVTATQSIATADPNKADDIASQAAIAQFMEGLYTTNQKGKVVPAIAKKVVKPTNNGKTYTFNLRHNAKWSNGKKVTAADFVYSVQRQVDPNTKSQEVGHVAEIKNATAITAGKKAVKTLGVKALGKYKLQITLQQRVPYFNYRLATEIYPLNKQFTEKYGNKYGTSAQRTLSNGPYVLKSWNGTNDTWKYVKNPYYYDRKQVRIKNIKVQTVKNNSTAENLFQSNEVQVTQITGTQVSAAEQGSLKSQMKVTKLNQLYFMLWNQKRSALQNTDLRRAVSYALNRQSLVKNVLKDGSVAATSLVPAGNTKNPTTGKDFNTDTGNLYPYSPAKAKQYWQKAQASLGKQKLTLQLLTNDNDINKSVAEYIQAAIEKNLSGVTVNVKSVPLTNEISTLSKGDFDFATLSWSSDFQDPVDFLNKASITNSVNFGKFNNAKYEQLISTITADKQSTKARYQTMQQAAKLVAQQQGVTPIYQTAAAHLISNKVGGVHFTLLRDALYRYAYWK; from the coding sequence ATGAAAAAAAGAATATGGATCAGCAGTATTGCTATTGTAGCCCTAGGATTAGTGTTAACTGGCTGCGGTAGCCAGCAGAGTAGTCAGCAGAAGACGTTGAACGTAACGGCGACCCAGTCGATTGCGACCGCTGATCCTAATAAGGCCGACGATATCGCTAGTCAGGCCGCTATTGCTCAGTTTATGGAAGGCTTGTACACAACTAATCAAAAGGGGAAAGTCGTGCCGGCAATTGCCAAGAAAGTCGTCAAACCGACTAATAATGGGAAGACTTATACCTTTAATTTGCGGCACAATGCCAAGTGGTCGAATGGAAAAAAGGTCACGGCCGCTGACTTTGTTTATTCCGTGCAACGCCAGGTCGATCCGAATACCAAGTCACAGGAAGTCGGACACGTTGCTGAAATCAAGAATGCAACGGCAATCACGGCTGGTAAGAAGGCGGTGAAGACCTTAGGCGTTAAAGCGTTGGGTAAGTATAAGTTACAAATTACATTGCAACAGCGCGTGCCGTATTTTAATTATCGGCTAGCCACAGAGATCTATCCGTTAAACAAACAATTTACTGAGAAATACGGGAATAAGTATGGGACATCGGCACAGCGAACGCTCTCTAATGGTCCCTATGTCTTGAAGAGTTGGAATGGGACGAATGACACGTGGAAATATGTGAAGAACCCGTATTATTATGACCGTAAACAGGTCCGAATCAAGAATATTAAGGTGCAGACGGTCAAAAATAACAGTACGGCCGAGAACCTCTTCCAAAGCAATGAGGTCCAAGTCACCCAGATTACGGGCACCCAAGTATCGGCAGCTGAGCAAGGGTCACTAAAAAGTCAGATGAAGGTTACGAAGTTAAATCAACTCTACTTCATGTTGTGGAACCAGAAGCGCTCAGCATTGCAGAATACTGACTTGCGGCGTGCTGTGAGTTACGCTTTGAATCGCCAGTCATTGGTTAAGAACGTTCTCAAAGACGGCTCAGTAGCGGCGACGTCATTAGTTCCTGCTGGCAATACCAAGAACCCGACAACAGGGAAAGATTTTAATACGGATACCGGAAATTTGTATCCATACAGTCCAGCAAAGGCTAAACAGTATTGGCAGAAGGCTCAGGCGAGCTTAGGAAAGCAAAAGTTAACACTGCAATTATTGACGAACGATAATGATATTAATAAGTCGGTGGCAGAATATATTCAAGCTGCAATTGAGAAAAATCTTAGTGGTGTCACGGTCAATGTCAAGTCAGTACCACTGACAAATGAGATTTCAACTTTAAGCAAGGGTGATTTTGACTTTGCCACGTTGTCGTGGTCGAGTGATTTCCAAGATCCAGTTGATTTCTTGAATAAGGCTTCGATAACTAATTCTGTCAACTTTGGGAAGTTTAACAATGCGAAATATGAGCAATTAATCTCAACGATTACGGCCGATAAGCAGTCAACTAAGGCCCGATATCAGACGATGCAGCAAGCGGCTAAGCTAGTCGCTCAGCAACAGGGGGTCACACCGATTTATCAAACTGCTGCTGCTCACTTGATCAGTAACAAGGTTGGTGGGGTTCACTTCACATTGTTGCGAGACGCCCTTTATCGCTATGCCTACTGGAAGTAA
- a CDS encoding glutamate-5-semialdehyde dehydrogenase: MVDLEQLGQQAQQASYTLGLLSTAQKNQVLTAMATALTSHQDEILAANAQDLENPQVPVKFVDRLRLTADRIQDMAIGLKQVVSLPDPIGNVDRAWRNEAGLMIAKERVPLGVIGMIFEARPNVTVDASALCFKTGNAVILRGGKEALHSNQALVQVLRGALRAEAVDENAIQLITDTSHATAAKFMQLTDYVDVLIPRGSARLIQTVLAKATVPVIETGAGNCHVYVDKDAQLQMATDIVINGKVQRPSVCNATEKLLIHREVAADYLPSMIQALREQGVEVRGDAATQAIVPDVVPATDADWGTEYNDLIIAVKVVDSEAAAITHINRYNTQHSEAIVTDNYQAGKLFQQRVNAACVYINASTRFTDGFEFGFGAEIGISTQKLHARGPMGLAELTSYKYVIDGNGQIRH; this comes from the coding sequence ATGGTAGATTTAGAACAGTTGGGTCAGCAGGCTCAACAAGCTAGCTATACGCTGGGGTTACTTTCAACGGCGCAAAAAAATCAAGTGTTGACCGCAATGGCAACGGCGTTAACGAGCCATCAAGATGAGATATTGGCAGCTAATGCGCAGGATTTAGAGAACCCGCAAGTACCAGTTAAGTTTGTTGACCGGCTCCGGCTAACAGCAGACCGCATCCAGGATATGGCGATCGGGCTCAAACAGGTCGTGAGTTTGCCAGATCCAATTGGAAATGTGGACCGCGCGTGGCGCAACGAGGCCGGGTTGATGATTGCCAAGGAACGGGTACCATTAGGTGTTATCGGCATGATTTTTGAAGCGCGCCCCAATGTGACGGTGGATGCATCAGCACTGTGTTTTAAAACCGGAAACGCTGTAATCTTACGCGGTGGTAAGGAAGCCCTTCACTCTAATCAAGCACTTGTCCAAGTCTTACGTGGTGCATTACGGGCCGAAGCGGTCGATGAGAATGCGATTCAACTGATTACGGATACGTCGCATGCGACTGCGGCTAAGTTCATGCAGCTCACTGATTACGTGGACGTCTTAATTCCACGCGGGAGCGCCCGTTTGATTCAAACGGTGTTGGCTAAAGCAACGGTACCCGTTATTGAAACGGGAGCCGGTAATTGTCACGTATACGTGGACAAAGACGCGCAATTGCAAATGGCAACCGATATCGTGATCAATGGGAAAGTTCAGCGGCCATCAGTTTGCAACGCCACTGAAAAGCTTCTAATTCATCGTGAGGTTGCGGCCGATTATTTACCTAGCATGATTCAGGCACTTCGTGAACAAGGCGTAGAAGTACGCGGGGATGCCGCAACTCAAGCCATTGTTCCTGATGTGGTTCCAGCAACGGATGCGGACTGGGGAACGGAATATAATGATTTAATTATTGCAGTGAAAGTTGTTGATTCAGAAGCAGCGGCCATTACGCACATCAATCGTTACAATACCCAACATTCCGAAGCTATTGTGACGGATAATTATCAAGCTGGGAAGCTCTTCCAGCAACGGGTCAACGCAGCGTGTGTTTATATCAATGCTTCCACCCGGTTTACGGATGGCTTTGAATTTGGATTTGGCGCTGAAATCGGGATCTCAACGCAGAAGTTACATGCTCGCGGTCCGATGGGATTAGCGGAATTAACATCTTATAAATACGTCATTGATGGCAATGGTCAGATTCGCCATTGA